A region of Modestobacter marinus DNA encodes the following proteins:
- a CDS encoding TPM domain-containing protein, which produces MNSQRRPPRPSHFLGGQRVRRVITVLAGLVVLVLTGTGPAVAEPPFAVDELLTDPNGVLETQAAEVQSALEAVRDKTGGSLHVVVVSNFEEAGADWAEQVATQSDLGSSYLLFAMAVDDNGYQYWVGDTFPWDVSRIEELVVAAAQPDVLNGNWSGAVTSLADGLRTGETPEVADGSGGTSWTGATTSAVIGGALLVLLGAHRLSRRPQAKRTQAS; this is translated from the coding sequence GTGAACTCCCAGCGTCGCCCACCCCGACCCAGCCACTTCCTTGGCGGACAGCGGGTACGCCGGGTCATCACCGTCCTCGCCGGCCTCGTGGTCCTCGTACTGACCGGGACCGGCCCGGCGGTCGCCGAGCCTCCCTTCGCGGTGGACGAGTTGCTGACCGACCCGAATGGCGTCTTGGAGACCCAAGCGGCCGAGGTCCAGAGCGCCTTGGAGGCCGTCCGGGACAAGACCGGCGGATCACTGCACGTGGTCGTCGTGTCCAACTTCGAAGAGGCCGGAGCGGACTGGGCAGAGCAGGTCGCGACCCAGTCCGACCTGGGCTCCTCTTATCTGCTGTTCGCCATGGCCGTGGACGACAACGGCTACCAGTACTGGGTGGGGGACACCTTCCCCTGGGACGTCAGCCGAATCGAGGAGCTCGTCGTCGCAGCGGCCCAGCCGGACGTACTGAACGGCAACTGGAGCGGCGCGGTGACATCGCTGGCGGACGGGCTGCGCACCGGCGAAACCCCCGAAGTGGCCGATGGCTCCGGCGGCACCAGTTGGACGGGGGCGACGACGTCGGCGGTCATCGGAGGCGCCCTGCTCGTCCTGTTGGGCGCCCATCGGTTGTCTCGCCGGCCCCAAGCGAAGCGGACTCAGGCTTCGTAG
- a CDS encoding heparan-alpha-glucosaminide N-acetyltransferase domain-containing protein, whose product MDATRGLALLGMMAVHSLWAYDDNGEVTWHYALAAGQSAATFALLAGLGIAFMTGRRRVEPGEWKPTAASLAARAGVIAAVGLFLGWTDASLATVILVYYAVLFLLAIPVVLLSTRVLFAVGTAIAVVVPVLSHLVRPALPEASGDNIALGQVFTDPVGLLLELTVTGLYPALPWMAYICIGIAIGRLRLSEHRVAVRLLAVGSAVAVGAWVLSTLLLKAFGGESQLYATAAQSGLSETDVSDLLVFGSGGTTPTGTWWWLATTAPHTSTPLDLAYTIGVSAALLGGLLLLARPAGKFLLPIAAAGGMTLTLYTAHVLFINSPLDVFSATSGYLLQLVAVLAFAVAWRMAMGRGPLEQLAADAARRARRAVHGRAGAPTDTSTP is encoded by the coding sequence GTGGACGCCACGCGGGGACTGGCCCTGCTCGGGATGATGGCGGTGCACTCCCTGTGGGCCTACGACGACAACGGCGAGGTCACCTGGCACTACGCGCTGGCCGCCGGCCAGTCGGCCGCCACCTTCGCGCTACTGGCTGGGCTCGGCATCGCCTTCATGACCGGCCGGCGGCGAGTGGAGCCTGGTGAGTGGAAGCCGACCGCGGCGTCGCTGGCCGCCCGCGCCGGGGTCATCGCCGCCGTCGGCCTGTTCCTGGGCTGGACCGACGCCAGCCTGGCCACGGTCATCCTCGTCTACTACGCCGTGCTGTTCCTCCTGGCGATCCCGGTGGTCCTTCTGTCCACACGAGTCCTGTTCGCCGTCGGGACGGCGATCGCGGTCGTCGTCCCAGTGCTCAGTCACCTCGTCCGTCCGGCGCTGCCGGAAGCATCCGGCGACAACATCGCTCTCGGGCAGGTGTTCACCGACCCCGTCGGCCTGCTGCTCGAGTTGACCGTCACCGGGCTCTACCCGGCGCTGCCGTGGATGGCCTACATCTGCATCGGCATTGCGATCGGCCGACTGCGGCTGTCCGAACACCGGGTCGCCGTCCGCCTGCTGGCAGTCGGGTCGGCCGTCGCCGTCGGGGCCTGGGTCCTGTCCACCCTCCTGCTGAAGGCGTTCGGAGGTGAGTCCCAGCTCTACGCGACCGCCGCCCAGAGCGGGCTCAGCGAGACCGACGTCAGCGATCTACTCGTCTTCGGCAGCGGTGGCACCACGCCGACGGGGACCTGGTGGTGGCTGGCGACCACCGCACCGCACACGTCGACGCCACTGGACTTGGCCTACACCATCGGCGTGAGCGCGGCGCTACTCGGCGGCCTGCTCCTGCTCGCCCGCCCGGCGGGGAAGTTCCTGCTCCCGATCGCCGCGGCCGGGGGCATGACTCTGACGCTGTACACGGCGCACGTCCTGTTCATCAACTCGCCGCTGGACGTGTTCAGTGCCACGTCGGGCTACCTGTTGCAGCTGGTGGCTGTGCTCGCGTTCGCCGTTGCCTGGCGCATGGCGATGGGCCGGGGCCCACTCGAGCAGCTGGCGGCCGACGCAGCGCGGCGCGCACGACGAGCCGTGCACGGACGAGCCGGAGCGCCGACGGACACCTCGACTCCGTGA
- a CDS encoding sensor histidine kinase, translated as MLVDAGLVGLALLDAWLSNAHATSSALTLSVIAALALTIRRRHPFAVFALTVPALFSGYVLIAPLTALYTVAAATRNRWPTAVCGALAGLGYLLPWPFDGADLVGLFGDPLGLIYATVFAGGPVALGLLARTRRELSDRFDELTAGQERERELLSRTVLAEERTRLAREMHDVVSHQVSLIAVQAGALSTTTSDGQVREAADTIRRLSVQTLTELRQMVGVLRSSAEQAPELAPQPRISDIPRLIRNSGQDAALDIRRTAGRSWPDAVERAAYRTVQEALTNAGKHAGGAQVTVTVAPSGPDLCVTVRNAPPPGARSYSGPAGGGHGLVGLRERAEQLGGAFRAERTADGGFTVKAVFPGEPDSGSVGSTGLPPEAPSARPAR; from the coding sequence GTGCTGGTGGATGCCGGGCTCGTCGGCCTGGCGCTGCTCGACGCCTGGCTCAGCAACGCCCACGCCACCAGCAGCGCGTTGACCCTGTCCGTGATCGCCGCCCTGGCGCTCACGATCCGGCGTCGCCATCCCTTCGCGGTCTTCGCCCTCACGGTGCCCGCGTTGTTCAGCGGCTACGTCCTCATCGCGCCGTTGACCGCCCTCTACACGGTGGCCGCAGCGACCCGGAACCGCTGGCCGACCGCGGTCTGCGGCGCTCTCGCCGGACTGGGGTACCTCCTCCCGTGGCCATTCGACGGCGCCGATCTCGTGGGCTTGTTCGGCGACCCGCTTGGCCTCATCTACGCCACGGTGTTCGCCGGAGGGCCGGTGGCGCTGGGGCTGCTGGCTCGGACCCGTCGGGAGCTGTCCGACCGGTTCGACGAGTTGACCGCCGGTCAGGAGCGGGAGCGGGAGCTGCTGTCCCGGACGGTGCTCGCAGAGGAACGGACGCGGCTGGCCCGGGAGATGCACGACGTGGTGTCCCACCAGGTCAGCCTCATCGCCGTGCAGGCGGGAGCGCTGAGCACCACGACGTCGGACGGCCAGGTGCGTGAGGCCGCCGACACCATCCGCCGGCTCAGCGTGCAGACCCTCACCGAGCTCCGGCAGATGGTCGGCGTCCTTCGTTCCTCGGCCGAGCAGGCGCCGGAACTCGCCCCCCAACCCCGCATCAGCGACATCCCGCGGCTGATCCGGAACAGCGGCCAGGACGCCGCGCTAGACATTCGTCGGACGGCCGGTCGCAGCTGGCCCGATGCGGTTGAACGGGCGGCTTACCGGACCGTGCAGGAAGCATTGACCAACGCCGGTAAGCACGCTGGAGGCGCTCAGGTCACGGTCACCGTCGCGCCGTCCGGCCCTGATCTATGCGTGACCGTACGCAACGCCCCGCCGCCGGGTGCACGCTCGTACTCCGGCCCGGCAGGCGGAGGACACGGCCTCGTTGGCCTGCGCGAGCGCGCCGAACAGCTCGGTGGTGCGTTCCGCGCCGAACGCACGGCCGACGGCGGCTTCACCGTCAAGGCCGTCTTCCCCGGAGAACCTGACTCCGGGTCGGTGGGCAGCACCGGTCTCCCCCCGGAGGCGCCGTCGGCGCGCCCGGCACGCTGA
- a CDS encoding response regulator transcription factor, whose product MVRVVRTLLGSPPCGRWSPDGALGGDHMHRVMVVDDEALVRSGLQMILGSAADIDVIATCAGAEAVEEIRRHRPDVALLDIRMPEVDGLAVLRELVGWPDAPVVAMLTTFHSDEFVAEALGAGAAGFLLKDTEPAQLIAAVRALALGEGVLSPAVTRTVIDGYRGRTGPPASVARVEAMSPREREVLGLLGLGLSNAEIGRRLYLSTATVKDYVSAVLAGLGVANRVQAAVVAQEAGIVPPEDKAQ is encoded by the coding sequence GTGGTGCGGGTCGTGCGAACTCTGCTCGGCTCGCCGCCGTGTGGAAGATGGAGTCCCGACGGCGCGCTGGGAGGCGACCACATGCACCGCGTCATGGTGGTGGACGACGAGGCACTGGTCCGGTCCGGTTTGCAGATGATCCTGGGCTCGGCGGCGGACATCGACGTCATCGCGACCTGTGCTGGTGCCGAGGCCGTGGAAGAGATCCGTCGTCACCGGCCGGACGTCGCGCTGCTGGACATCCGGATGCCTGAGGTCGACGGTCTGGCCGTCCTCCGTGAGCTGGTCGGCTGGCCCGACGCGCCGGTTGTCGCGATGCTGACCACCTTCCACTCCGACGAGTTCGTCGCCGAGGCCCTCGGCGCCGGTGCGGCGGGATTTCTGCTCAAGGACACCGAGCCCGCCCAGCTGATCGCCGCCGTCCGGGCGCTGGCCCTCGGTGAGGGAGTGTTGTCCCCCGCGGTCACGCGCACGGTGATCGACGGCTACCGCGGCCGGACCGGGCCACCGGCGAGCGTGGCGCGGGTCGAGGCGATGAGCCCGCGCGAGCGGGAGGTGCTCGGTCTGCTGGGGCTCGGGTTGTCCAACGCGGAGATCGGGCGTCGCCTGTACTTGAGCACCGCCACGGTGAAGGACTACGTCAGCGCGGTCCTCGCCGGCCTCGGCGTGGCGAACCGGGTGCAAGCGGCGGTGGTGGCCCAGGAAGCTGGGATCGTGCCACCTGAAGACAAAGCCCAGTGA
- a CDS encoding SHOCT domain-containing protein: MGWMLIFGLLLIVGLTLVVVVVVRAIGGGVHRKAGPTHADDRPRRSRAREVLDERYARGELTTEEYRARLTALEEHE, from the coding sequence ATGGGCTGGATGTTGATCTTCGGACTGCTGTTGATCGTGGGGCTCACGCTGGTGGTCGTTGTGGTGGTCCGGGCGATCGGGGGCGGCGTCCACCGCAAGGCGGGCCCCACGCACGCCGATGACAGGCCGCGTAGAAGTCGTGCCCGAGAGGTGCTCGACGAGCGCTACGCCCGCGGCGAGTTGACCACCGAGGAGTACCGGGCGCGCCTGACCGCACTGGAGGAGCACGAGTAG
- a CDS encoding ArsR/SmtB family transcription factor, with product MRADSRSIPSPLPGDQVNLAVEVFRMLADSTRIHLLWALIDRELSVNELAAEVGKLPASVSQHLAKLRMSRLVSTRREGTQIYYRLENDHIARLVTDALYNAEHASTGVPEHHRTDAGVTALTQPTSTTGTDTP from the coding sequence ATGCGTGCAGATAGTCGATCAATTCCTAGTCCACTTCCGGGTGATCAGGTCAACCTCGCCGTGGAGGTGTTCCGCATGCTGGCCGACAGCACGCGCATCCACCTCCTCTGGGCACTCATCGACCGGGAGCTGTCGGTCAACGAGCTCGCCGCCGAGGTCGGGAAGCTGCCGGCTTCGGTCTCCCAGCATCTGGCCAAACTCCGCATGAGCCGACTGGTGAGCACCCGCCGGGAGGGCACGCAGATCTACTACCGCCTGGAAAACGATCACATCGCCCGGCTCGTCACCGATGCGCTCTACAACGCCGAGCACGCGAGCACCGGAGTTCCCGAGCACCACCGCACCGACGCAGGCGTCACCGCCCTCACTCAGCCGACCTCCACGACCGGAACGGACACGCCATGA
- a CDS encoding cation diffusion facilitator family transporter: MDSALEASKEGVRALKISLVALLVTALAQAVVVFFTGSVALLADTIHNFSDALTAVPLWIAFVLGRRAASRRYTYGYDRAEDLAGVFIVVMIALSAVVAGYESVRRLIDPQPISNVGVVIAAGLIGAAGNELVALYRIRVGRKIGSAALVADGLHARTDGFTSLAVVLGALGVLAGFPLADPLVGLGITVAILFVLKGAATEIYRRLMDAVEPELVDAAETSITATPGVLGIERLRLRWTGHRIRAEAAVFVDPAIGVVAGHAIAVDVHHRLLHDVPRLIDATVHVSPLDDGEQDHHAALAHHRASTPVAGITGT, encoded by the coding sequence GTGGACTCCGCCCTGGAAGCCAGTAAGGAGGGCGTGCGCGCCCTGAAGATCAGCCTTGTCGCGCTGCTGGTTACGGCGCTGGCCCAGGCGGTTGTGGTGTTCTTCACCGGGTCGGTCGCCCTGCTGGCCGACACGATCCACAACTTCTCCGACGCGCTGACCGCCGTCCCGTTGTGGATCGCCTTTGTCCTCGGCCGACGGGCGGCCTCCCGCCGCTACACCTACGGCTACGACCGCGCAGAGGACCTCGCCGGCGTCTTCATCGTCGTCATGATCGCCCTGTCCGCGGTGGTTGCCGGCTACGAGTCCGTCCGCCGGCTGATCGACCCGCAGCCGATCAGCAACGTCGGGGTCGTCATCGCCGCTGGCCTCATCGGCGCGGCCGGCAACGAACTGGTCGCGCTGTACCGCATACGCGTCGGCCGCAAGATCGGCTCCGCGGCGTTGGTCGCGGACGGCCTGCACGCCCGCACCGACGGATTCACCTCACTCGCCGTCGTCCTCGGCGCTCTCGGTGTCCTCGCCGGGTTCCCCCTGGCTGACCCGCTAGTCGGCCTCGGCATCACCGTGGCGATCCTGTTCGTGCTCAAGGGCGCGGCGACCGAGATCTACCGGCGACTGATGGACGCCGTCGAACCCGAACTGGTCGACGCCGCCGAGACCAGCATCACCGCCACCCCCGGGGTGCTGGGCATTGAGCGCCTACGCCTGCGCTGGACCGGGCACCGCATCCGCGCCGAAGCCGCCGTATTCGTCGACCCGGCGATCGGCGTCGTCGCGGGCCACGCGATCGCCGTCGACGTCCACCACCGACTGCTGCACGACGTCCCCCGCCTGATCGACGCCACCGTGCACGTCAGCCCGCTCGACGACGGCGAACAGGATCATCACGCTGCGCTGGCCCACCATCGGGCAAGTACACCGGTCGCCGGCATCACGGGCACCTGA
- a CDS encoding PepSY domain-containing protein: MNLNMDKRKLAAAGLLTAVLVGGGASIAAASDNGSAPAATSSAVGQQEPDGETDDGPDGGPGSEQEDQDPAFTGSVAAPAETEQADGQEVSGSEDQEQASLQALAMLTPQQAEQAALAAVPGTVAETDLDNENGWVVYIVEVNGADGTVTEVVIDAGNGDVLAQQAEDVGDPADAADQPEGPNNTQD, encoded by the coding sequence ATGAACCTCAACATGGACAAGCGCAAGCTGGCAGCGGCCGGTCTGCTCACCGCCGTCCTGGTCGGTGGCGGTGCGTCGATCGCGGCCGCCTCGGACAACGGCTCCGCACCGGCGGCGACCAGTTCCGCGGTCGGCCAGCAGGAGCCCGACGGGGAGACCGACGACGGTCCCGACGGCGGCCCGGGTAGCGAGCAGGAGGACCAGGACCCGGCCTTCACCGGCAGCGTGGCGGCGCCGGCGGAGACCGAGCAGGCCGACGGGCAGGAGGTCTCGGGCAGCGAGGATCAGGAGCAGGCGTCGCTGCAGGCACTGGCCATGCTGACCCCGCAGCAGGCCGAGCAGGCTGCGCTGGCGGCGGTTCCGGGCACGGTGGCCGAGACCGACCTGGACAACGAGAACGGCTGGGTGGTCTACATCGTGGAGGTCAACGGCGCTGACGGCACGGTGACCGAGGTGGTCATCGACGCCGGCAACGGCGACGTCCTGGCTCAGCAGGCTGAGGACGTCGGCGACCCTGCCGACGCCGCCGACCAGCCCGAGGGGCCGAACAACACCCAGGACTGA
- a CDS encoding metallophosphoesterase family protein, whose protein sequence is MSRRRAGGIVGLLVILGFVGYLSVSPPAALTPLLTGDRPSASAGQEVPAIEGAPDVRIAVAGDTGTGTPAEEATGGRMAAEGGERPYDALLLLGDLIYDVGDATLVDRVVTEPFAPVLDSGAQLLPVLGNHDYGSGEQQQILTALGADAPWYAAQVGSVRVLVLDSNRVDDPEQTQWLRETLAAPQAAGTWTVAAMHHPAYSAGHHGSDLSVREAWGPLFADAGVPLVLAGHDHDYQRSTPQDGVIYVVSGAGAKTRPVGHQDFTAVSSATLHYLDLLAYDDQLVGRAIDQDGNLLDSFTITR, encoded by the coding sequence ATGAGTCGTCGACGCGCCGGCGGCATCGTCGGTCTTCTGGTCATCCTCGGCTTCGTCGGCTACCTCTCAGTCTCGCCCCCGGCGGCGTTGACGCCGCTCCTCACCGGGGACCGCCCGTCGGCGAGCGCCGGCCAGGAGGTCCCGGCGATAGAAGGCGCACCCGACGTACGCATCGCGGTAGCGGGGGACACCGGGACCGGCACCCCAGCCGAGGAGGCCACCGGCGGGCGCATGGCGGCGGAGGGTGGGGAGCGGCCCTACGACGCGCTGCTGCTGCTCGGGGACCTGATCTACGACGTCGGCGACGCCACGCTCGTCGACCGCGTGGTGACTGAGCCATTCGCGCCGGTCCTGGACAGCGGGGCGCAGCTGCTGCCGGTGCTCGGCAACCACGACTACGGCAGCGGGGAGCAGCAACAGATCCTGACCGCCCTGGGAGCTGATGCCCCCTGGTATGCGGCACAGGTCGGATCGGTACGGGTCCTGGTCCTGGACTCCAATCGCGTGGACGATCCCGAACAGACGCAGTGGCTGCGCGAGACGCTTGCCGCTCCACAGGCGGCCGGAACCTGGACCGTGGCGGCCATGCACCATCCCGCCTACTCCGCCGGCCACCATGGATCGGACTTGTCAGTGCGGGAGGCGTGGGGCCCCCTGTTCGCGGACGCCGGGGTGCCGCTGGTCCTGGCCGGCCACGACCACGATTACCAGCGCTCGACGCCGCAGGACGGCGTGATCTACGTCGTTTCGGGCGCCGGGGCGAAGACCCGCCCGGTAGGGCACCAGGACTTCACCGCGGTCAGCAGCGCAACGCTGCACTACCTGGATCTCCTCGCCTACGACGACCAACTCGTCGGCCGGGCCATCGACCAGGACGGCAACCTCCTCGACTCCTTCACCATCACCCGGTAG